GAAATACTGGAGGCTTTACCAGTATGATTTCATGGGGCTCCGAAACACCACGGACGTGCTCACGACGACAGCAGGTAAGACAAACGGCAACAAAAGGTCAGCAAGTCCAATACATGAGTCAAAAAACGGTTTCAATTCATGACATTATGGCTGATGATGACATAAAACGTAATCAATCCATGCGGGGAAGCTCTTATCTTTcgtggaggtcaaaggtcactttgagCTAGCAGCTGGTCAGAGTGAACGGGACAGTCTGTGGTTTGCGCCGCTGTTCTGCAGTCTGATGGCAGTGGCTACAAATTAATGCCTGAAGCgcttttgcagttttgcatcGGGGTGGGAAGATCCGGTGCTGAATGAATCATCCCGATTCCTGATTCATCCTGTGGGGAACGAGAGCGTCGGCTCAAAATGATCTGGCGATGCAGCCGATAGTTGTCGAGATATTTTATTAAGTATCACAATTTGAAAAAGGAAACGGACTGGCCGTCTTTTCTGTCTCCTAACAGGCGACTACGTGGTGATGACCGTGTTCTTTGACCTCAGCAGACGGATGGGCTACTTCACCATCCAGACCTACATCCCCTGCATCCTGACCGTGGTCCTCTCCTGGGTCTCCTTCTGGATCAAGAGCGACGCCACGCCCGCAAGAACGGCTCTAGTTGATGTGAGAAACTTTCCTTAATTTCAAAAGCCTTGTGTGACTTGATCCTCCTCGGAAGTAGTCATTTGTTGCAATACATTTTTCGCTTACACCCACCGAATTGGCAGGTGACTCCAGTCCTCCCTGCGGATGATCAGCAGCGCTGCTCATTCAAACCGCAGCTCAGACTAACACGAGGAACACGAGTTCACACACAAATCTGCATGTTTCACCTTCAGCTCTTCATTAAGCCgccatttttgtttcatttgttattgcagattttatgttgttttttccatgcATGACGTGACcgttgttttaaattattttcttcccTCATTGCATGCTTCCCAGTAGctcatttgcttttctttggaTGAACGTACGGTGCCGATTTAAGGTGGATTTAAAGGTAAGAGTCCATGACAGTGTACTGTGCAGAGTGAATATGCTGCGTGCCTATTCTTTATATCCAATTTCTAATTGAAAATATGACTAAATTTGACCTACACAAAACACCtacaatatttccattttaaattgCATGGGGTTTGTAAATTGGCCTCCGCGTAAACATCACAAGCTACAGTTCACCTTTATCGATCGTCACCGCAGAGATTCGGTTAACGCGGCAGCCCAAAGACAGCAATGCGGGTAAATAGAGACAAATAAGATATACATAGCGAAAGATAAATATTAATctaaaataagaatataaaataggaactatactgtgacgttttatgacttttttcccatgtaccatactatgatttttttttgctttaaaatgttctgacttttttcccaCTGTACTCTGacttttaatgatattttgcaCATCCTCTTCAATGACcgttattttttccacatggtatactttgagtttttgagaTTTCCACTAAATACTATGGTATGAATTTTTAAACGtttaacatcacatttacaCTATTACTTTACGCTACGCTACGACTTTACATTATGAGTGTTTTTTCTGCGTCCTATactattttagtttttttcgacatactatactatgactttaagggttttttttctataaagtgCATGATGACTTTTTGCTATACAGTATACTatgaattttagtttttaacttATTCTACTGATGactactatttaaaaaaaacttgtctgACTGATTTCTCttcatactgtactatgactgttttattGAGAATGTAATACTTAtgactttttgaaattttttctgacatattatactattttTACTACTATACTACtgtttctatacattttttctctatATAACTTTAGTATGTCTTTTTATGggatttatataatatatttgtcAACATATTTTACTATGACTTTGGAGTATTTTCTATATACtatattaagactttttttttttttttttagctttataaACATCctatactgtgatgtttgatgacttttttctaCGTCCTATTCTGACTTTTTGATTATATTAAACAACTATGAtgctttatgattttttttctaaatactaGTATGTTTAGAAGATTTACATACTGTAATGTGACTTTTTGAAGTTCTCTACATAATGAAGAATTACTTTTTGAGTATTTCCGTGTGAGCTTTTCTTTTCCAgaatattatactatgactttctgaacatactatagtatggcttttttgagtttttttctacttattgcacaatgacattttctgtaccatgactttaatttttcaatttacTCTACTGTGACTTAAGTTTTTCCTCATactataattttctaatgaatTTTACTGCATACTATGCCatgaatttttgagttatttaaaaaactcttCTATGACTAATTTCGTTCTCTATAGTATACTAAGACTGTGTTACATACTACACAatgactttatttctttcaaaatgcaatactatgaCTTTCGTACAGAGTATACAATAAttatttcagggtttttttttttttacctagtATGCAATGACTTCTtatgagtaattttttttttttgcttatgaTACTATGACTGAGGGTTTTTTGGCATACCATAACTTTTTTGAACTAACATTTTTCTATATAGTGTACTATAACTTTGTACcagttttatatattataattcttgtctacatattatactataaCTTTTAAGTATATTCTACATACACAGGTATGGtgttttgaaggtttttatgAGTTTTAGCATTTCCACATAGTATTACCtgatttttattgagtttttttctaaatacagTACTATGATGACTCAAGTATTTATACCAAACTATACGAGgacttattctttttttcccccctatttGCTAAACTGAGTATTTATGAGGTTTTTCTACATGGTATACTTTGACTTAATGAATTTTTACAGAGTACACTATGACCTTTATACGTTTTCAACAGACATCGCTGTGACTGAGTTTACTTCATGctatgatgtatttattttttggggttttttttctacataatatattatgactttattattttttcctacaTACTACACAATAACTTAATAGTTTAACCTAAATTATTACTATTGATTTATGAATATTCTGATTTTTATATCTTGCATGATAAACTATTatacatttgagttttttttctgcatagtAT
The window above is part of the Plectropomus leopardus isolate mb unplaced genomic scaffold, YSFRI_Pleo_2.0 unplaced_scaffold54, whole genome shotgun sequence genome. Proteins encoded here:
- the LOC121939648 gene encoding gamma-aminobutyric acid receptor subunit gamma-3-like, which produces MIKIKAASILPVFSACSRYLFLFHSSNSPSAWFPDGYPRDEIVYKWSRNSAETSDQKYWRLYQYDFMGLRNTTDVLTTTAGDYVVMTVFFDLSRRMGYFTIQTYIPCILTVVLSWVSFWIKSDATPARTALVDLFQSSLLQIPARKGQRQSFR